A window of the Pantoea sp. Lij88 genome harbors these coding sequences:
- a CDS encoding putative urea ABC transporter substrate-binding protein, with product MKKSPLLTLVMSLALLVSAPSSAAVKKEFNICWTIYAGWMPWGTISNEKIIDKWASKYGIKIHITQLNDYIESINQYTAGQFDGCTMTNMDALTIPAAGGIDSTALITGSYSDGNDGVVLKGENKKLSDLKGMSVYLPALSVSHYLLVRGLEKAGLQEKDVKVVNTSDADIVSAFGTSNVKAAVAWNPQLSVIKKTPQTTEVFSSTAVPGELIDMMVVNTDTLKDNPALGKALTGAWFEMMAKMQAGDTQALSAMAADSGTDLAGYKAQLKTTHLFWTPAETQTFVSSPDLAKTMQRVAAFSFDKGLLGEGAQSADFIGMSFPGNVTLGDKANIKLRFDDSYLKMAAAGKL from the coding sequence ATGAAGAAATCACCACTCCTGACGCTTGTTATGTCTCTGGCGCTGCTGGTCAGCGCGCCGTCTTCCGCCGCAGTCAAAAAAGAGTTCAATATCTGCTGGACCATCTACGCGGGCTGGATGCCGTGGGGCACCATCAGCAATGAGAAGATCATTGATAAATGGGCCAGCAAATATGGCATCAAAATTCATATCACCCAGCTCAATGACTACATCGAGTCGATCAACCAGTACACCGCCGGGCAGTTCGACGGCTGCACCATGACCAATATGGACGCGCTGACCATTCCTGCGGCGGGTGGCATTGATAGCACCGCGCTGATCACCGGCAGCTACTCCGATGGTAACGACGGCGTGGTGCTGAAAGGGGAAAATAAGAAACTCAGCGATCTGAAAGGGATGTCGGTCTATCTGCCTGCGCTGTCGGTTTCTCACTACCTGCTGGTGCGGGGTCTGGAGAAGGCCGGACTGCAGGAAAAAGACGTTAAAGTCGTGAACACCTCCGATGCCGATATCGTTTCCGCCTTCGGCACCAGCAACGTCAAAGCGGCCGTCGCCTGGAACCCGCAGCTTTCGGTCATCAAAAAGACGCCACAAACGACCGAAGTATTCAGCTCAACGGCCGTACCGGGCGAGTTGATTGACATGATGGTGGTGAACACCGACACCCTGAAAGACAATCCCGCACTCGGTAAAGCGCTGACCGGCGCCTGGTTTGAGATGATGGCGAAAATGCAGGCAGGAGACACGCAGGCGCTGAGCGCAATGGCGGCCGATTCCGGTACCGATCTCGCCGGTTACAAGGCGCAGCTGAAAACCACTCACCTGTTCTGGACGCCCGCCGAAACCCAGACCTTTGTCTCTTCCCCCGATCTGGCGAAAACCATGCAGCGCGTCGCCGCGTTCTCCTTTGATAAAGGATTGCTGGGCGAGGGTGCGCAAAGCGCGGACTTCATCGGCATGAGCTTCCCTGGCAACGTCACCCTTGGCGACAAAGCCAACATCAAACTGCGCTTTGACGACAGCTATCTGAAGATGGCCGCGGCGGGCAAGCTGTAA